From the genome of Glycine max cultivar Williams 82 chromosome 2, Glycine_max_v4.0, whole genome shotgun sequence, one region includes:
- the LOC121174254 gene encoding secreted RxLR effector protein 161-like, with product MQEIPYVSAVGSLMYAQVCTRPDIVFIVGVLGRYLSNPGLQHWKAMKRVMQYLKRTKGYILAYQKSDNLEIIGYSDFDFAGYQDIKRSTSRYIYMLAGGTISWKSAKQTLVASSTMVVEFIACFEASNYRIWL from the coding sequence ATGCAGGAGATTCCCTATGTGTCAGCAGTAGGAAGTCTGATGTATGCTCAAGTTTGTACTCGTCCCGACATAGTATTTATTGTAGGAGTTCTGGGCAGATACTTGAGTAATCCTGGATTGCAGCATTGGAAGGCAATGAAACGTGTAATGCAATAtttgaagagaacaaaagggTACATTCTCGCTTATCAGAAGTCTGACAATTTGGAGATCATTGGGTACTCAGACTTTGATTTTGCTGGATATCAAGACATCAAACGCTCCACTTCtagatacatatatatgttggcTGGAGGAACTATCTCTTGGAAGTCTGCTAAACAGACTCTTGTAGCTTCTTCAACCATGGTTGTGGAGTTCATTGCTTGTTTTGAGGCATCTAATTATAGGATATGGTTGTGA
- the LOC113000683 gene encoding uncharacterized protein produces the protein MLNGTNFKVWKEAVEIILGCMDLDLALRMERPISTLETSIVVKFEKWDQSNRMCLMIMKRSIPEAFRGSISEGQSAKKFLEEIEQYFSKNEKAETSNLLAKLISMKYKGKGNIRDNIMEMSNLASKLKSLKLEHGEDLLVHLVLISLPAHFGQFKVSYNTQKDKWSLNELISHCV, from the coding sequence ATGCTCAATGGGACAAATTTTAAGGTCTGGAAGGAAGCCGTTGAAATTATTCTTGGTTGTATGGATTTGGACTTGGCATTGAGGATGGAACGACCCATTTCCACTCTGGAAACCTCTATTGTGGTAAAATTTGAGAAGTGGGATCAGTCCAATCGAATGTGCCTTATGATCATGAAGCGCTCTATTCCAGAGGCATTTCGGGGATCTATTTCTGAGGGTCAAAGTGCAAAAAAATTCCTTGAGGAAATTGAGCAATACTtttccaaaaatgaaaaagcGGAGACGAGTAACCTTTTGGCTAAACTCATCTCCATGAAGTATAAAGGCAAAGGGAACATAAGGGACAATATTATGGAGATGTCCAATCTTGCATCGAAACTCAAGTCACTTAAGTTGGAGCATGGTGAAGACCTGCTCGTGCACTTGGTTTTGATCTCGCTTCCTGCACACtttgggcaattcaaagtgagctaTAACACTCAAAAAGACAAATGGTCTCTCAATGAGCTTATATCTCACTGTGTGTAA